From one Caldithrix abyssi DSM 13497 genomic stretch:
- a CDS encoding PorV/PorQ family protein, translating to MFTRKIINIFFVIGLTASVGFAQLTSSSTMSKVGTTVAQFLKIGPSARALGMGGAFTAIDDDISLLHWNPAGLARMTANEALFTHTSWIAGTNYDYMAVGIKIYNVGTIALVVSSFGSGDMDVRTVDMPDGTGEKFNTSDLMIGLGFARNLTDRFSIGGTVKYIHQRLWHMTASTVALDIGTLFTTPFYGIRLGASMSNFGPKMRLDGRDIKFAQDPDPLHEGNVEFVNAQYEMLYYSIPLNFQLGIAKDFKFGEKNRITLAMDAVHPNDNYEAVNVGTEIALQNMFFLRAGYKSLFQTDSEEGMTLGAGLNYRLYSTVILKIDYAYEDFGVLNNVQRFSVALRF from the coding sequence ATGTTCACTCGAAAAATAATTAATATCTTTTTTGTGATAGGTTTGACGGCTTCCGTCGGCTTTGCACAATTGACAAGTTCATCCACCATGTCTAAAGTGGGCACAACCGTGGCCCAGTTTTTAAAGATCGGGCCCAGCGCCAGAGCTCTGGGAATGGGCGGCGCTTTTACTGCCATAGATGATGATATTAGTTTATTGCACTGGAATCCGGCCGGCCTGGCGCGCATGACGGCCAATGAAGCGCTGTTTACGCATACCAGCTGGATCGCCGGCACCAATTATGATTATATGGCGGTGGGTATTAAAATTTACAACGTGGGCACCATCGCTCTGGTGGTTTCCTCTTTCGGCTCCGGCGATATGGATGTGAGAACCGTGGACATGCCGGATGGAACCGGTGAAAAATTTAATACCAGCGATTTGATGATCGGTTTAGGGTTTGCGCGCAATCTGACCGATCGATTTTCAATCGGCGGCACGGTTAAGTATATCCATCAAAGGTTGTGGCATATGACGGCCTCTACGGTGGCGCTGGATATCGGCACCCTTTTTACCACGCCGTTTTATGGCATTCGGTTGGGCGCCAGTATGTCTAACTTTGGCCCCAAAATGCGCCTGGACGGACGCGATATCAAGTTTGCTCAGGATCCGGATCCGCTCCATGAAGGGAACGTGGAATTCGTAAACGCCCAGTATGAAATGCTTTACTATTCCATTCCTTTGAATTTTCAGCTGGGAATTGCCAAAGATTTTAAATTTGGCGAAAAAAATCGCATAACCCTGGCCATGGATGCCGTGCATCCCAATGATAATTACGAGGCGGTAAATGTGGGAACGGAAATCGCTTTGCAGAATATGTTTTTCTTGCGGGCCGGTTACAAGTCTCTTTTCCAGACCGATAGCGAAGAAGGGATGACCCTGGGCGCCGGTTTGAATTACCGACTCTATTCCACCGTTATTTTAAAGATCGATTACGCTTATGAGGATTTTGGCGTTTTGAACAATGTGCAGCGGTTTAGCGTGGCGCTAAGATTTTAA
- a CDS encoding peptidylprolyl isomerase, whose translation MLVGLLIIIVLFGCQKKEELPVVARVDGKEITLQEFELSYQFNPFLSRIKQPDSAKKALLKSLIAEKLIALKGQTEQKQIADLLEAYKREAIIEAFWKEVIEPRVKIDEKELREAYFRSKTKKIVQYLLFTDAQEAERAAKLLNEGMSFEELAQLRGFDSQTILSDTIEFNGTLPAIEDQVFKMKPGEISQPVQEGFYYFILKVTGERIDLFTSENDFNARLYSLRKKLKRRKMQEAMAEYLAHNVPSPPYQISKEKIKKTLQMVENAIMAEQDKLQKNEGLTADIYNSLQRMESSLLNEPIVTFYDGQTWTIRQLLKRMAFASYPLRMENRGLFRKSFLLALRNVLDDQVILNEAKKRNLQNSLYVKQQVAMWRDYLLFKKGLAQILRGKSLFDPQPVYQYLNQTASQYTIQVNTTLLETLKIKKTDMAVLKQHFPGRIAVPVFPLLTKYRLTYERMD comes from the coding sequence ATGCTCGTCGGATTGCTGATCATTATTGTTCTTTTTGGCTGCCAGAAAAAAGAGGAATTACCGGTTGTAGCCAGAGTGGATGGTAAAGAAATTACCCTGCAGGAATTTGAACTGTCCTATCAGTTTAATCCTTTTTTATCGCGCATCAAGCAGCCCGACTCTGCCAAAAAAGCTCTGTTAAAGTCACTGATAGCCGAAAAGCTGATTGCGCTCAAAGGGCAGACCGAGCAAAAACAAATTGCGGATCTTTTAGAAGCGTACAAAAGAGAAGCGATTATCGAAGCCTTCTGGAAAGAGGTAATCGAGCCCCGCGTTAAAATCGACGAAAAAGAGTTGCGTGAGGCCTATTTCCGCTCCAAAACCAAAAAGATTGTGCAATACCTGCTTTTTACCGATGCCCAAGAAGCTGAACGCGCGGCCAAATTACTGAATGAGGGCATGTCGTTTGAAGAATTGGCGCAGCTGCGAGGCTTTGATTCACAGACTATTTTAAGCGATACGATTGAATTCAACGGAACGTTGCCGGCCATTGAAGACCAGGTTTTTAAGATGAAACCGGGCGAGATTAGCCAGCCGGTGCAAGAAGGATTTTATTACTTTATTTTAAAAGTAACAGGAGAGAGAATAGATCTCTTTACTTCTGAAAATGATTTCAATGCCCGCCTGTACTCATTACGCAAAAAACTAAAAAGAAGAAAAATGCAGGAAGCCATGGCAGAGTATCTGGCCCACAATGTGCCTTCTCCGCCTTATCAGATTTCAAAAGAAAAGATAAAAAAAACATTGCAGATGGTGGAAAACGCCATCATGGCGGAACAGGATAAGCTTCAAAAAAATGAAGGCCTTACGGCAGATATTTACAATTCCCTACAGCGCATGGAATCTTCACTGCTTAACGAACCCATTGTCACCTTTTATGATGGTCAAACCTGGACCATCCGGCAGCTGTTAAAACGAATGGCCTTTGCTTCTTATCCGTTGCGTATGGAGAACAGGGGATTGTTCCGCAAAAGCTTTTTGCTGGCCCTGCGCAATGTACTGGATGATCAGGTCATTTTAAATGAAGCAAAAAAACGAAATTTACAGAATTCTCTCTATGTAAAACAGCAGGTTGCCATGTGGCGAGATTACCTGTTGTTTAAAAAAGGACTGGCTCAGATTTTGAGAGGCAAAAGCCTGTTCGATCCCCAGCCTGTTTATCAATATTTGAACCAAACGGCGTCTCAATATACAATCCAGGTGAATACAACACTGTTAGAAACTTTAAAAATTAAAAAAACCGACATGGCCGTTTTAAAGCAGCACTTTCCGGGACGCATTGCCGTGCCGGTTTTTCCGTTGCTAACAAAATATCGCCTGACCTATGAACGGATGGATTAA